In Citrus sinensis cultivar Valencia sweet orange chromosome 2, DVS_A1.0, whole genome shotgun sequence, a single genomic region encodes these proteins:
- the LOC102630520 gene encoding flavonoid 3'-monooxygenase: MALRVDDASSNETAIITCLVSVLAVVYFAWNVKKSRKANATLPPGPRGLPVFGYLPFLGTTDLHKKFTELSGVYGPIFKLWLGNKLCVVVSSPSLIRQVVRDQDTTFANRDPPKAALVVSYGGNDIAWSNYGPEWRKLRKFFVGKMMNNESLDACYALRKQEVKNTIRDLYNNDNKIGKPIDIGELSFSTLVCAIQNMLWGEALELKEKGTTNLRAGLKFKLAELMVLAGTPNISDVFPMLSWLDIQGIERRAKKISLWLDNVINSTVEQHRNKELTVEGEERAGKNFEGSRNKNFLQLLLELQENDDSASSISMNQFKAVLADIITSGTDTTTTMVEWTMAELMQHPQVMKKVQEELAQVVGMDSCVEEFHLSRLMYLDAVVKETFRLHPAVPLLLPRRASESSNIGGYNIPKDTTIMLNVRAIHRDPKLWDNPLQFRPERFLDDGIASKFDYSGNNFQYLPFGSGRRMCAGIALAERMLMFVLASLLHSFEWELPTGTKLNLSEKFGIVIKKKEPLVAIPTPRLSNSELYH; the protein is encoded by the exons ATGGCTTTGCGGGTCGATGATGCCAGCAGCAATGAGACTGCAATTATCACTTGTTTAGTTTCTGTGCTTGCCGTGGTTTACTTCGCATGGAATGTGAAAAAATCAAGGAAAGCAAATGCTACACTGCCACCAGGACCTCGCGGCTTGCCTGTATTCGGATACCTCCCATTTCTTGGAACTACTGACTTGCACAAGAAATTCACGGAATTATCCGGAGTTTATGGTCCGATCTTCAAGCTTTGGCttggaaataaattatgtgtaGTGGTGAGCTCACCTTCCCTAATTAGACAAGTGGTTCGTGATCAAGATACAACATTCGCGAACCGTGACCCACCGAAGGCTGCACTAGTGGTCTCCTATGGTGGCAATGATATTGCATGGTCCAATTACGGTCCCGAATGGAGAAAGTTGCGCAAATTTTTTGTGGGCAAGATGATGAATAACGAAAGCCTTGATGCTTGTTATGCTCTAAGAAAACAAGAGGTTAAAAATACTATCAGGGATTTGTATAACAACGACAACAAAATTGGCAAGCCCATTGACATTGGTGAATTGTCGTTTTCAACATTGGTATGTGCTATACAGAACATGCTGTGGGGTGAAGCGCttgaattaaaagagaaaggGACCACTAATCTTAGGGCTGGGCTAAAATTTAAGCTGGCAGAACTCATGGTGCTTGCGGGAACACCGAATATTTCGGATGTCTTTCCAATGCTTTCATGGCTCGACATACAAGGTATAGAGAGGAGAGCAAAGAAGATTTCACTCTGGCTTGATAATGTTATAAATTCTACTGTTGAACAGCATAGAAACAAGGAGTTAACTGTTGAAGGTGAAGAAAGAGCGGggaaaaattttgaaggaTCAAGGAACAAGAACTTCTTGCAGTTACTATTGGAGCTTCAAGAAAATGATGACAGTGCTTCCTCAATTAGCATGAACCAATTCAAGGCCGTACTCGCG GATATAATTACGTCTGGAACCGACACCACAACTACGATGGTGGAATGGACAATGGCAGAGTTGATGCAGCATCCACAAGTAATGAAGAAAGTTCAGGAAGAATTAGCTCAAGTTGTGGGCATGGACAGTTGTGTTGAAGAATTTCACCTGTCTAGATTAATGTATTTAGATGCTGTGGTGAAGGAAACATTTCGTCTGCATCCTGCAGTGCCTTTATTACTACCACGTAGGGCAAGCGAGAGTAGCAACATCGGTGGCTATAACATTCCCAAAGATACAACTATTATGTTGAATGTTCGGGCAATCCACAGGGACCCTAAACTTTGGGATAATCCCTTACAATTTCGACCCGAGAGGTTTCTAGATGACGGTATCGCGAGTAAGTTCGATTACTCAGGTAACAATTTTCAGTACTTGCCATTTGGTTCTGGTAGAAGAATGTGTGCTGGGATTGCTCTAGCTGAGAGGATGCTGATGTTTGTTCTGGCTTCCTTATTGCACTCATTCGAGTGGGAATTGCCAACTGGCACAAAGCTAAACTTATCAGAAAAATTTGGGATTGtcattaagaaaaaagagcCATTGGTTGCTATTCCAACACCAAGACTATCCAATTCAGAGCTCTACCATTAA
- the LOC112496318 gene encoding flavonoid 3'-monooxygenase CYP75B137-like, whose amino-acid sequence MGLRVNDARSNESAIITCLVSVLAVVYFAWNVKKSRKANAKLPPGPRGLPVVGYLPFLGTTDLHKKFTELSGVYGPIFKLWLGNKLCVVVSSPSLVKQVVRDQDTTFAYRDPPIAGLVATFGGNDIAWSNYGPEWRKLRKFFVGKMMSNASLDACYALRKQEVKNTIRDLYNNNNKICKPIDIGELSISTLVCAMQNMLWGEALELKEKGTTILGVELKFKLAELMVLLGTPNISDIFPMLSWLDIQGIERRAKKISLWFENIINSTVEKYRSKDFNVEGKERAGENFEGSRNKNFLQLLLELQENEDGSSSISMNQFKGVLADIITGGTDTTTTMVEWTMAELMQHPQVMKKVQEELAQVVGMDSCVEEFHLPKLKYLDAVVKESFRLHPALPLLVPRRASESGSIGGYTIPKDTTLMLNVWAIHRDPQLWDNPLEFRPERFLNVGVESKFDYSGNNFQYLPFGSGRRMCAGIPLAERMLMFVLASLLHSFEWELPAGTKLNLSEKFGIVIKKKEPLVAIPTPRLSNSELYH is encoded by the exons TTCGCATGGAATGTGAAAAAATCAAGGAAAGCAAATGCTAAACTTCCACCAGGACCTCGCGGCTTGCCTGTAGTCGGATACCTCCCATTTCTCGGAACTACTGACTTGCACAAGAAATTCACGGAATTATCCGGAGTTTATGGTCCGATCTTCAAGCTCTGGCTcggaaataaattatgtgtaGTGGTGAGCTCACCTTCCCTAGTTAAACAAGTGGTTCGTGATCAAGATACAACATTCGCATACCGTGACCCGCCGATCGCTGGACTAGTGGCCACCTTTGGTGGCAATGATATTGCATGGTCCAATTACGGTCCCGAATGGAGAAAGTTGCGCAAATTTTTTGTGGGCAAGATGATGAGTAACGCAAGCCTTGATGCTTGTTATGCTCTAAGAAAACAAGAGGTTAAAAATACTATCAGGGATTTgtataacaacaacaacaaaatttgcaAGCCCATTGACATTGGTGAATTGTCGATTTCAACACTGGTATGTGCTATGCAGAACATGCTGTGGGGTGAAGCGCttgaattaaaagagaaaggGACCACTATTCTTGGGGTTGAGCTAAAATTTAAGCTTGCAGAACTCATGGTGCTACTGGGAACACCGAATATTTCGGATATCTTTCCAATGCTTTCATGGCTCGACATACAAGGTATAGAGAGGAGAGCAAAGAAGATTTCACTCtggtttgaaaatattataaattctaCTGTTGAAAAGTATAGAAGCAAGGACTTTAATGTTGAAGGTAAAGAAAGAGCAGGGGAAAATTTTGAAGGATCAAGGAACAAGAACTTCTTGCAGTTACTATTGGAGcttcaagaaaatgaagacGGTTCTTCCTCAATTAGCATGAACCAATTTAAGGGCGTGCTCGCG GATATAATTACGGGTGGAACCGACACCACAACTACGATGGTGGAATGGACAATGGCAGAGTTGATGCAGCATCCACAAGTCATGAAGAAAGTTCAGGAAGAATTAGCTCAAGTTGTGGGCATGGACAGTTGTGTTGAAGAATTTCATTTGcctaaattgaaatatttagaTGCTGTGGTGAAAGAATCGTTTCGTCTGCATCCTGCATTGCCTTTATTAGTACCACGCAGAGCAAGTGAGAGTGGCAGCATTGGTGGCTATACCATTCCCAAAGATACAACTCTTATGTTGAATGTTTGGGCTATCCACAGGGACCCTCAACTTTGGGATAATCCCTTAGAATTTCGACCCGAGAGGTTTCTGAATGTTGGTGTCGAGAGTAAGTTCGATTACTCAGGTAACAATTTTCAGTACTTGCCATTTGGTTCTGGTAGAAGGATGTGTGCTGGGATTCCTCTAGCTGAGAGGATGCTGATGTTTGTTCTGGCTTCGTTATTGCACTCATTTGAGTGGGAATTGCCAGCTGGCACAAAGCTAAACTTATCTGAAAAATTTGGGATTGtcattaagaaaaaagagcCTTTGGTTGCTATTCCAACACCAAGACTATCCAATTCAGAGCTCTACCATTAA